The nucleotide window CTTCTCAAATTGGGTGGAGATGGAgagtgatggtggagggtggagggtggtggaggatggaggagggtgatggtgggtggcgGTGGCAGAGAGGTGGGTGgagttttgtaaataaaaatggagaagatgcccggatagtccctatggtttggccttttaaggaaagggtatttttgtcatttcacatcattttaacagagaaaaataactgaagttagacccagggactatccgggaacaaaaaatgaaaacttggggactattcaggtagttttagaaagttggggactataggtgaaaaaaggcgaaaccacagggactatccgggcatttttctctaatttATAACTCGTCGTCTTTGTCGACTCCTCCTTGTTCACGATAAAACCGTAGGTGCTCGGTCAGATCGGCTCGAAGGTTATGGTGTGTGTGCCTAGCCCGTATCTTCGCTCGGATATCTTCTTTCTCAGTGTATGTTAGTATTGGGTTCGTCGGTTGGTTACTTTCATCATAGCTTTCTCCACAAAACGCTTTACCCGAGTCCTCCAATATTATGTTATACAAAATGATACACGTATACATGACGTTTCTCATTTTACTTTTTTCAAGTATCCTCGACGGCTGGGCGAGGATAGACCATCTTTTTTTAAACACACCGAAAGCTCGCTCGATATCTTTTCTTGCTGAATCTGGTTTTTTGTTGAAATACAATTTTTTTCGTCATCTGGACACGAAAGAGTTTTTACCAACGTCGCCCACTCGGGATAAATACCGTCTGTGAGATAGTAGCCATACTTATACTACACGTCGTTTGCATAAAATGAAGTATCTGGTGCAACCCCGTCTATGACATCATCGAATAGATTCGAGGACATTAAAACTGCAATGTCATTGTTCGCACCAACCATGCCAAAGTACGCATGCCAAATCCAAAAATCTTGAGAAGCGACCGCTTGTAATATTAGGGTAGGACCATCGTGGTCACCACGATGATGTTGCCCTTTCCAAGCGGTTGGACATGCCGCCCCATTCCCAGTGCGTGCAATCAAGACTACCCAACATTCCAGGAAACCCGTGTATGCGCTGATGGGCCTCGTATAGAAGTGGAACGTCAGCTGCGGTTGGCATCCTCAAATATCGTCTCCCGTACAGAGAGATAACACCTAACAAATTAgtgttaattaaaaaataataacgatgtaaataaaaataataaataatagttttaaTTAAAATTACCTTCACAAAAATTTTCAAGAGACGCACGACACATTCTTGACGACATCCTTAAATATTCATCCCACGCATCACACGCTGTGCCGTATGCTAGTTGCCTAATTGCTGCTGTACACTTTTATAGTCCAGAGAAACCAACTTGCGACTTGCACTTACTCTTTGCGTGAAAAAAAAGGAATTCGCCCGCAAGATCATTAGAAATTTTAATAAATAGTCGTCGGCTCATACGAAACCTACGCTTAAATTGACCATCATCGTACAActgattttcacaaaaataatctTGCATTAGACGTTCATGAGCACCTAACCGATTCCGTTCAAGAGGCGGTTGTCTGGTACGCGACGTAGAGGATTCGGCTTCTTCTTGCAAATAATTTATCGCCTCCTGCATCATGGCGATAACCATATCGTCAAAAACACCGTCAGATGAGGAGCTCAAAGAAGACATTTTTTAGTTGTGATTGGTCTGTGTTTTAGTTGTGATTGGTGTGTGTTTTGGTTGTGATTGGTGAGTTATTTAGTTTAGGATAGGTTTATATATATAATAGAataaaaaaagggtttttttttaataatcgACCGTTTGACAACAGTCAAATTTGACCAATTCACCTCGTTCAACGCGTTTGGAGCCCGTTACCATGTTGGTAAACCATCAATGGCACCCCCAGTTAAATTTCAAAGTGTGGGTGGATAGCGCCCCGAGGCGCTATAGAGTGTGAACTGGCGGGGGTAGCGTCTCCACACCCTCTGACCTAAGCATAATTCTGTAAATTTGGTGGTGAATAAGAACTTGTTTGCtgtctaaaaaaaataaaaccataCAAAATTATTATTGATAACGTTAATCTCGAAGCAAAATGGTTTAAAATAGTGAGGTGGGGTGGGTAGACAAACGCATTAAATTTAAACAAACAAGAGCGCTCCACTCCTCTAGACTTTTCAGTGGTGATTGACAGATGAAAATTCAGATTTATTAGATTACCTGTTAGAAAAAGTAAAAGTCAGTCTTCAGTCTTCACCATCCATAAATTCTTTTTATATACTATCCACCCATCTCACTCCATAGTCCATACCTAATACTTTCTCACTCCTCCAGTTTTGCTCTCTAGGGTTTTCAGCAACATTAAGGTTCCTCCTGTTCGGTTTTTTCTAAGACAAATCTTATTCACAGGTTTGTTTGGAAAAACTAGCGGGTGGATATAGGGCTTACGTCATCCATGTAAGTGGGTATATTTGTGTTTTTATGATGAAGTAGAGCTCCTTGAAGTCCAATAGAAGATCCGAGTGGGAAGATAGAGCTGCTGGTTTATGGATCCCTCAAAGTCCTATCTATGTGTTTGTATAGACTTTGTGGCTTGCATACACCAGGAGCTTTATTACCCTCCTCTTGATCCTGTTTTGGATTGAAGGGAGCTCTACACCATTTGTTGAAACATTTGGTTCTGATTTTACAAGATGTCATTTTCAGTTCATGTTGTTAGATTTTTGCATAGATCTGATTGGTCATATTTCCATTTTTGGTGTTTCTAGCAAGTCAAATACCATTTTTCTACTTGTTCTTTCTCTTGTTTTGGTCCTTTTGCAGGTGCTCCTGGATTTATCATCATCGGGGAAATGTGCACAGATGTGGTAGATCAGATACATAATTGCAATACCAATATATAAAATTAATGCTAgtctactcttttatatttttaCATTTTCCATTGTCTTATACATTTGAACTAAAGGCTTTTCTGTCGTACGAATAAACAGTCCATGAGCTGTTTTCCATCTTAAGTTAAAGGTTAATTAAATCTGTATTCATCGGGacctttgttattttgatgaacATAATAATGCTGTTTAAGCATTTTAGGTTAAGTATTTATTAAAGTTGTTCGGGTTAAGTAATATAGGATTATTGTGAATGTGGCTTGTTAGAGCATTCAGATCTAACATCTCCTTTTTTTACTCTAGTATTAAactaaaaatcactatttttttcttttctttttcaattaaataatactttttaatatttttatcgTTTTATTCTCCATTCCACTAATAACCACTTTCtacttattttaaaaaaatataaaacataaacATTGTCTTCTTCAATTTACAGATAAACAGTTATTTTCTTTACTCACAACCACTTACAATCATCTATAACCGCTTTTCATAAAATATAAACTCTTAAATAATTGGGAAGGTTGAATATGAATGCTCGTAAGTGGCTTGACAAGGAGAAATAGTTTTAACATTTAAGTAATATAggattattattttaacaatatCTTGGTGTAAATGCTCTATAAAAGCATTCATATCCTAATCATCAAATTATGTGAGGAggagtttttatattataaagggtataaaaagtggttgtgagtagaggagagagaatatgttactgttcatctgtatatttggggggacactgttcatctattataattttttaatatattttgaaagtggttgtgagtggaagtgagagaaaaatgtaatgataatattatttaattgaaaggagagagaaaaagtatttgtttttagtgaaaatatattgatataggagttgttttttagtggaatgtatgtataatttgatggattggatgtgaatgctctaagaaaATAATATAAAGCCTATATCGGTTGTCCATACAATCGATGCGAGATAAGTCTCATACTTTGTAATGGTTTTATTTCATAACAATCGACTATCTTTAAGGGCCAACGTCCTCGTTGGGCACGGCTGGTTCTTTCCAGGCCACCACTCTGAAACTTGTTGGTCCCGACCACGTTGGTCACGTCTGGCTCTTTCTAGGCCACCACTCCGAGTCTCACTCTGATAACAATGTTACATATCAAACAAGAGAACTCAACCCAAAAGACTAGTTGTTTATACAACCGATGTTGGAAAAGTCACATACCTTGCAATGAAATTAAAACAAactcaaaatctttttgagtGTGATTTGCTTAAAATATTGAAATAATGTACTTTTTGACAGAAATAGAAGGTATTTGATGACTCAGAAGTTTGTATTAACAAATTTCTTCAGTTTCTCTAAATGGTGTGTTCAAATTATAAGTTAGTTTTTAACTGCTAATGAGTTAGTGGTAGAGTGGTAAATGAGAGACCTGATGTTCTAAGTGACCTGGTTTAATTCCTGTATTCTCCCATTAGTTTCGGCGACACCTAGTAATGATGGGAGACTAGTCCAGTACACACGGTGACTTCTAGTTCGATTCATTTATATaggaaaatatttttttaataacctAATTGTTTACCTGTACAATTAATTCACATTTATTCTCTATTTGTTTGTCTTCACTTTGTGGTATTCGTTTTATCTCTTTTAACTTTTGTTTGTTCATCCGATTTTGAGAGATGGTAGAATTAGTTTTGTCCAAAAAGCTTGCGGCTTGAAGTTagctcggatttagctcggaaaaatctcgctcgatatggctcggtttgaaagtgagccgagccggctcggtttagctcgaattattttacttataatatattttatttttatatacatataatttattacaaaaaaaatgattattatttacatgtatttaagCTTGTACTTTGATAACTATGacatatttaaaggttgattgtcgtgctaataaacaaatattgtatttacttgaaatataaaacttattttgggTCGTTCAACGTGATTTGGCttggcttgtaatgtattaggttgaactCATTTTGAATATGTTATTTTGAAGTaatgaataatattttagaatactgaattttgagagctatgtattaatttttgtttttaaaatcgagctaaaccaagccgagcccgagcttagattttcagctcgacTTAAAAtctgagccgagccgagctaactcggtttataatcgagccgagcccgagcttgcccTACCTCGACTCATGAACAACCCTAGGTAGAACAACGATTATTGAAAAAAATAGTCCATATTTAAGAGAGAGAAATGATAGGGTAGGTTATTTAAGAGATTAAGGTTTGTTTTTAGTAAATTACCGTTTTGACTCctttttattttagtgtttttaactattttagtttaaaatcaaaatgtttaacacACTGAGTATCTAGACactttttttttataatcatCTGAGTCTTTTTGAGTCCAAAATTTAACCTTTTATGTCTaattttttaacaaaattatactcaaaccgttataaaatgaacaaaattgtaCTCAAAACGTTAGAAAATAAATGGCTAgcgactcagggcgttaaacttttttgtTTTTAACTAAAATGTTTAAATTTACTAAAACACAGgaactaaattttttttttttttaacatcaaATTTTATTTATGAGCTTAAGTATAACCTTTAATAAATGCATTTTACTTTTTTCACACACCAATAATGGAAACTTGACAAATAAGATTAATAAAATAGCTAAATCATGGGGACAGCTTTATCCAAAAATCTATCATTCACTCATTAGATATAGTTCATCACCACCCATTCGtttagactagaaggtatggtttGGCTCATCCCTACGGGGATGAGCCAATTTGAAGGATGGAgggggatggaggatggggcccaccacatattttttttattgtttaattcattttatttgtttaacttttattgtttattttttatttgtttaactttataaaaactattcaacatttaaataaaaatacgACATAAAGGAAGATAATAAAATCcattacataacataaataaaaattacataacctaaaaaataaaaaattacgctacctaaaatttgaaaaaaaagactagatttaaaaatttaaaacaaataCACTACTCGTCTTCGTCTTCGGCTCCGTCACCGTCCACCATGTTAACGTTGTTCCAAATATGTTCTACCAAATCTTGTTGAAGGTTTGTATGCGTGAAGTCGTTTGTTAGCGAgaacgagtttaaatcctgttGTGGGGGATCAACCGGGACAGTGTTCCCGTAAGATGCATTCTCATCATACTCACAAATCGCCCGACCTTCGTCTTCAATAATCATGTTATGGAGCAAAATGCAAGCGTACATACAAAGACGCAACCTTTTTGGTGTGAACGCACGTGCCGGTTGTGCAATGATGGCCCATTTTTTTGTAAGACACCAAAAGCACGTTCGATGTCTTTTCTTGCAGCTTCTTGACGCTTGGcgaattttttccttttttcgtCATCGGGATATGGAATAGTCTTTACAATTGTAGACCAAGACGGATATATCCCGTCAACAAGATAATACCCACGtctatgtcacaccctggctttgcggaagcgtggttaatttggtgtgacttcttaataccatagcttaatcataacaaagctatatgaattaaaacatgcaaggatcatccattaaattttaaaaccaaacatagtatcattGTTTAAACGGAACAACACTCTAATACCCATAACATTGTTTCCCAAACaaaacaacttaaacataacatacacacagtttaaggactgtgacttgtccaggaaagagtcacattccctaaaccccggatgaccttggaaactagtgcagcgggaaaacgtgccataccgagccagatcttttaattccctgaaatacatgtaagttgaaaaatcaacaataatgttgagcgagttcatgtgtaagtgagtaaataaacctttgtatttatcaaaaatcctggtatgtagcaaataaggaaaaagagatcaccaatggtttgcaaggctattgatatgtgtgaaatgcaagtaggaaggctcaaacctagcagatttatgcgtcgggtacaaagtcatcccgaggtccgttatgctggcctgggactgggctcgctacacccaaatagatctatcgctcctgcccctcggtcctaccctgaggattaatgacctcaagtttccgcctacccattcacatgatctaaaaagtaaccctccttacgctaaccataccatgtataaagtaatcataaacattgtaacatgtatttcacccccgcagtttagaaaactgaaaacagttaagagaaaagggggacatgaactaacagtcagtgcgtctctaccaagtactccgaatgtcagctgtgcgacgacctacatgtactaattctattagacggatggtcgtgccttagctttatagtttaggtttttgggaaatagttagacaactatttcttgtttatattttgcatgtacttggtagttaatctccttcccaaggatgggggatttaatacatgtgcgttcaatttataatattaagtctcacttaatatatcttcattccaaatataaatatttttctcaaaaatattatatttccatttcacataatctTTCCCCAAAAAATAATATGTTaataaaatatacgttcatagtcatttccgtataatgcgtaagttacgttttagtaatcgtgtggtaataataattaccgttgtaacttatatgtttatcatgaaagcgtttgtattattttggattcgtcaacgtttgtaaatattatttttactctaaaaaataatatttgtgtattttcacaaaataatcataaacagtgttgtgaaaaattatatttaccaaatatatatttatcacgtttaattttgtgaaaatcccacctccgaatatttgtaaataaagtcatggcgaaatatattttgaaaacatatcaaaaataattctaacacttgtaaataattctaagtgttaggttttagaaaaatttcgccagagtttcctctgtaactggaggtggccacgctttcaagcgtatcattttcttttacaaaatcatttcaaccacttctttattcaatcaaataatttcccgacacatcaaactagtcgacaagcatgtaaatcgcataatcaccaCCCATTCGtttagactagaaggtatggtttGGCTCATCCCTACGGGGATGAGCCTCCACGTAGGCGGCTAGTAGGGGATGAGCCAATTTGAAGGATGGAgggggatggaggatggggccccaccacatattttttttattgtttaattcattttatttgtttaacttttattgtttattttttatttgtttaactttataaaaactattcaacatttaaataaaaatacgACATAAAGGAAGATAATAAAATCcattacataacataaataaaaattacataacctaaaaaataaaaaattatgctacctaaaatttgaaaaaaaagactagatttaaaaatttaaaacaaataCACTACTCGTCTTCGTCTTCGGCTCCGTCACCGTCCACCATGTTAACGTTGTTCCAAATATGTTCTACCAAATCTTGTTGAAGGTTTGCATGCGTGAAGTCGTTTGTTAGCGAgaacgagtttaaatcctgttGTGGGGGATCAACCGGGACAGTGTTCCCGTAAGATGCATTCTCATCATACTCACAAATCGCCCGACCTTCGTCTTCAATAATCATGTTATGGAGCAAAATGCAAGCGTACATACAAAGACGCAACCTTTTTGGTGTGAACGCACGTGCCGGTTGTGCAATGATGGCCCATTTTTTTTGTAAGACACCAAAAGCACGTTCGATGTCTTTTCTTGCAGCTTCTTGACGCTTGGcgaattttttccttttttcgtCCTCGGGATATGGAATAGTCTTTACAATTGTAGACCAAGACGGATATATCCCGTCAGCAAGATAATACCCACGTCTATACTCAACCCCAGAAACTGTAAAACGTGTGTCCGGACCGGTTCCATTAACGACATCGGTAAAGATCGCCGATTGGTATAACACGTTGAGGTCGTTGAGTGAACCAGGGAGACCAAAGAAAGAATGCCATATCCACAAATCTTGTGATGCCACGGCTTCAAGCATCACGGTTGGATAGCCGTGATCACCTCGCGTATATTGGCCGCGCCACGCAGTCGGGCAATTATGCCACCCCCAATGCATACAATCAATGCTACCAAGCATTCCCGGAAACCCGTGCCTTGTTTCATGAGCTTGGTACAACTGTTGAACATCATACGCGTTTGGTTTCCGCAAATATTTTTTGCTATACAGTTTCACCACATTATGGCAAAACCGATACAAACATTCCCGCGTAGTTCTTGCCGACATCTGTAAGTACTCGTCCAAAGCGTCGGCCACTGTCCCGTACgccagttggcgaatggccgcaGTACACTTTTGTAACGTGGTAAACCCTTCATAATTTCGAGCATCAGGTCGTTGCGTGAAAAACGGGTCTAGCCCCGCCAAATCATTAGCAATCCGTGTGAATAAGCGGCGACTCATTCGGAACCTGCGCCTGAAAATGTCGGCGTTGTAAAGTGGTTCATCCGAAAAATAATCGTTCACCAATTTCTCGTGCGCTCCTGTCGTATAAAATATATAAGTACGAGTTAAAAAAATAAGGACAATGAAATTTTGTAATGAAAAACCTTGGCGGTCTCTGTTAATCCGTATTCGTGTGGTAATAACATTTGACGAGAagtcttcctcttcctcttccttttcctcttcctcttcctcttcgatTAGAATCTGTCCCGCCCGTAGTACAGCGTTTGCGAAAAACATCTCCTCTTCGTCATCCGAAGACGAGGGCCACCAAGGATTAGAAGCCATTGTGGAtgaaaagatattttttttttataaaagtaggGAGAAAATGGTATAAAAGTGAGAGGGTTTTGGGTTGAAAGTGGGGAAATAATGGTGAAAATAGGTGATTTTATAgaaaaaggatttttttttttattaaataatgcCGTTGATCAACGGCTACTTTTCAAACATTTGGATCGGCTGACCCGGCTGTGGGTCGCCGGGTGTGATGGGCCGAGCCCCAGGGGGacggtgtgggggtccggcgccgggcctAGCCGGgcatcagccggcccccataccttccagTCTTATAGATGGATTTTTCGGTAGGACTCAAATAGTTGCAAGTTTCAGCAAACATTTTGAAAATAATATATTAGATGGGATTAGAAGGTGTAAAGCTCCGTTCAATCCAAATAAGGATCACATTTTCACAAGGAGTGTAATAAAGCTCCTAGTGTATGCAAGCCAGAAAGCCTATACATCAAAAAGATTCTTGGCAAAAACACACCTATAATTTCAGCAAAGGTTTTGCTTGTCAACAGAACCCTAGAAAGAAAAAGAGGAAAAGTTGAGAAATGATTAGACTAGTCGGTATGGGGGACGGCCAAGGGCCGGCTAGGCACGGCGCCGCCCCGGAACACCGCCTCCTTGGCCCGTCCACGTCTTCAGCGTCTGGTTTTGGACAATCTCGCTGGCCCCATCCATCACACACagacctatacatacatacatacatatatatatatatttagcctCATCCCCACCCCCTTGGTTCATCCCCTTTAGGCCCATCCTCAAACCCGGTGACATGGCGGGTGACGTGGCTGTCCATCCTCCCCACACCACACCTTTCAGTCTTAGGTATGAAGTGAGACGGATGGCGGGTGACGTGGCTGCCCATCCTCCCCACACCATACCTTTCAGGTATGAAGTGAAGTGAGACGGTGAAGACATAAAAAGAATTTAATCAATTTATGGCCCCTGGTACTATTATTTATGGCTCTACTATTTTTATGGTTAATAGAAGATAATTGTtgttaaaagaagaaaaaaaaattttatGGATGAACGGCAAAGGtttcaatttttttatcttttactTTTTCTAACATGTTTTTAAGGGAGTTTTCTAACATTTAATCTAAAAAACCTGATTTGTGATAATCACTGAAAAGTGAAGAGTATCGAGAAGGGGAACGCTCTTGTTTGTTTAAATTTAACATATCGATTCCTCTTGATTTTTAAGTTCACATGCTCCACTCTTGTCTATGAGGGAACCCTAGTAATAAAATGGTTTATTTTATTCCACGgttttatagcctagtggcatttgAGGGTGGGATAacgctttgggaccaataggttatgggttcgattcccacaagagggtttttctcatatttattgggtttcctcctgaattggtgtatagacattatgcctagtggagatggatatgatcgggtggttctactggtggcacgatgatactccagtggtccatcagtgatccaaatttaccgttcaaaaaaaaaattggtgtatTTTAAGTAAAATGGTTATGGGTTTAAACCCTACAAAATGAACGTGTAATGCATTTTAGGTGTTAAAAATACACACACCTACAAAATGAATGTGTAATGTGATTTTAGGTGTTAAAAATAcacaca belongs to Helianthus annuus cultivar XRQ/B chromosome 5, HanXRQr2.0-SUNRISE, whole genome shotgun sequence and includes:
- the LOC110943348 gene encoding putative nuclease HARBI1, giving the protein MASNPWWPSSSDDEEEMFFANAVLRAGQILIEEEEEEEKEEEEEDFSSNVITTRIRINRDRQGAHEKLVNDYFSDEPLYNADIFRRRFRMSRRLFTRIANDLAGLDPFFTQRPDARNYEGFTTLQKCTAAIRQLAYGTVADALDEYLQMSARTTRECLYRFCHNVVKLYSKKYLRKPNAYDVQQLYQAHETRHGFPGMLGSIDCMHWGWHNCPTAWRGQYTRGDHGYPTVMLEAVASQDLWIWHSFFGLPGSLNDLNVLYQSAIFTDVVNGTGPDTRFTVSGVEYRRGYYLADGIYPSWSTIVKTIPYPEDEKRKKFAKRQEAARKDIERAFGVLQKKWAIIAQPARAFTPKRLRLCMYACILLHNMIIEDEGRAICEYDENASYGNTVPVDPPQQDLNSFSLTNDFTHANLQQDLVEHIWNNVNMVDGDGAEDEDE